In a single window of the Papaver somniferum cultivar HN1 chromosome 8, ASM357369v1, whole genome shotgun sequence genome:
- the LOC113306100 gene encoding uncharacterized protein LOC113306100 encodes MSDRGEGLLRSIPAVFPDYHHGYCYYHLKQNLPIRKSNEKYKEVMDCLKKATYALSPAKYKEALMQKEFTGRDGIANYCHNIPKECCSSAFFTGCRFGQTTSSVADSFKRRELSVLMDPEFLTPTYQGSHTVDLLSKTCTCQGCRVYGFPCSHAIAVIFAKGDRYVDYIQYYFKVTHFQQLYSIAIRPVPNYNRPEQYEPEDTIFPPHPRVPPGRPKGNRIKNAWEKSRKSVRCSNCHKKTHHNKATCTVIPSYP; translated from the exons ATGTCTGATCGTGGTGAAGGATTGTTGAGGTCTATTCCTGCTGTGTTTCCTGATTATCATCATGGCTATTGTTACTACCACTTAAAGCAGAACTTACCAATCAGGAAATCGAACGAGAAGTATAAAGAAGTTATGGATTGTTTAAAAAAAGCGACTTATGCTCTCTCACCAGCGAAATATAAAGAAGCGCTTATGCAAAAGGAGTTCACGGGAAGGGATGGGATTGCTAACTATTGTCACAATATTCCTAAGGAATGTTGCTCCAGCGCATTCTTCACTGGATGTAGATTTGGTCAGACTACATCAAGTGTTGCTGACTCCTTCA AACGTCGCGAACTGAGTGTCTTGATGGACCCTGAGTTTCTTACTCCTACCTACCAGGG GTCTCACACTGTTGATTTACTGAGCAAGACTTGCACCTGCCAAGGATGCCGTGTTTATGGGTTTCCATGCTCTCATGCTATAGCAGTTATTTTTGCCAAGGGTGATAGATACGTAGATTATATCCAATACTACTTCAAAGTTACGCATTTTCAGCAGCTGTACTCAATTGCTATCAGACCAGTCCCTAACTACAACAGGCCAGAGCAGTATGAACCAGAGGATACTATTTTTCCACCCCATCCACGAGTTCCACCAGGTAGGCCAAAGGGAAATCGTATCAAGAATGCATGGGAGAAGAGTAGGAAATCCGTCAGATGTTCAAACTGCCACAAGAaaactcatcacaacaaggcaaccTGCACTGTCATTCCTTCTTACCCCTGA